The nucleotide window attgcagccggctcctaatggagctggcggcaatgtggcggtgcggcgggtgcagcagcacccgtcgcgctttccactgtctgcaaagcagacagtggaaatcgcaatggggctgtgcctgggggcccctgcactgcccatgccaagtgcatgggcagtgcaggggccccacgagtccccttactgccagcctttccatggcggtgtctaccgccatggacaggctggcggtaaggggagtcaaaattcacagggcagcgctgcttgcagcgctgcactaGCGGATTTCGACCGCCGGGACCTtcatggcggtaaaccgctggtcccggtgGTGTGACCGTGGCAGTACCGCCGTGGTCAAGATGTCTCTAGTTGAGACTTAAAATGAAGTGAAAGGGAAAGGGCCATGGCAAAGCTgtcatttatttgtgaaagaaataCTCATTGATTAATATTGGGATCAGTCTCTATGGGTCCTATGCAGTTCTCTTGTATAAGCCTTCTTTCTTAAGCTATGAGATAATCTTGCTAATGTTTTCCATATTACGAATTCATTCACTCATTCCTCAGCTCCATccatcccctaatgccaccataatTTACACTGAAGGAAAAAAAGTTGTAGTTGAAAGAGGCTTGGGCCACCATTGTGTTTTATTCACTCTTCGCTCAAATTCAAGTGACATATAGGCAGCATAAAAAGAAACAGTTCGTCCAGCTCCATTGAGGTGGCATCTGAGTTGCTACTTCACAGCTCAGTGTTTACCCATTTCAGTCTCTCCCTTTGCTCAGCTGGTGGTGTTGGAATCTGTGTGAGAAGGTGAGGGTTGCAGTAGAAGGGTAGGAGAGGGAGTGATGTCTGTCAAAAGTGATGTTGCTGCCGTCGCTTTCTCTCTTTCCTGGCAGGCTTTTGGCTGTTTTCTGGTAGGTGTTCTCATCATATTTTTTTGGCAGGGTGTTCTGTTTGCCAAGATCAGCAATACGGTAGGTGGTGGCAATGGTCATTGAAGCGTGGTGACTTTAaatttgtgcatgttgttcctGCCTTACTTCTGGGCCGGCACCAGGTCATCAATGGACTGACCTTTTTCCAGCTTCTTTTCCATCTCAATCATGAGTTTCACACCATCCACCACCATCTGTGTCTGCTCCACCTCGGAGAATCCCAGACGATCAGCATTTGAGATGTCAAAGACACCACCAACAGCTGCGGTATCGACACCACCTGTGAAAGAGTGAGTGAAAAACATTCAGTCGATGCTCTTGGATTCAGCTCAAATCCACTGCCACACATGGTGGGTTCAGTGGAAAATGCTAGCATTTTGACACAAAGTCGTTTCCACCTATCCCTCGCACCCTAGACTTTAGATATGATGGGCAGGAGTGCAAAGAATATTTCTGGGGAAATCGTGTAACAACTGTTAATGTTTTAACAAAACTTAACCTCATTGGCCACTATACTGAGGTTGCATAAAAGCAATGGATGTCAAGACCATACCGAACTAAAACAACACAATCTACTTAATGTTTTATTATATTGTGCATTATATTTGGCCGTTCTAAAATTCAAATTAGCCCTGTCTCACAGGTTAATATTCTTTCAGTTTGTATCAACGGAAGTATGAGCACAACATGAACGACTGGAGCATAGTCTCAAACGAGGAGTGGTAATCTAGTGGTCAAAGAAGAAATAAGGGGGTGGATATACGTTCTCCAAATCTTCAAACTGAGAACCATATGGTAAGAAGTTGAAAGTAAGCCTTAGAGGTTTTTTTCAGGCTGGGGAAGGGGTACGATTATGAACCTAGAAACTCATGGCTACCCTTCAAGAAGGTATTTATCAAATAAGCAGTTTCTCCAGGTCCGTCGCAGTTCCACAAGAGTCAAGATTCTCTCATTTCAAAAAGATAATGGGGTTCTTGTTGTAGATCTGGGGCGAGCCTGCCGACTAAAAGCCATATTCCAATCTACCTAAGGGCAGCCGCCGCTTCTCCGTTAAGGCACAGGAGCATCGTCCCACTTCTCCCAGCAGTgaaaacatgaaaattaaaatgataataacacaggttattatcattttatttttcgtgcCGAGTCAAGTGAAAGAGGAGGGTGGGGCcattgtgatgacagcagctgcagCGGTGGGGGGGAGGAGTGGTTGGTACTGCAGCAAGTGTGCATGacggtttggccagctgtcttaggacGGGCAAACTGACACGTGCACTTGGATCACTCCACGCGAGCTGTggtgcacagccgggtggagacagTACATGCTCCCAGGGCCTACCTGAGTGTCAAACCAGACCACTCaggccaatcacagcactgctttcatgctggtaaataGTATTACCAGCATCAGAGCAGCATGTGGATTGGCATTGGGGTCTGGAAACCTTGCTCTGGGCCACGAGGGGGAGTTGAAAGAagaggtgcagaagagcactgagtTGGTGGCcagcaggtaagtgtttatttatttattttctcccccGGGCTGCCCTCCTCTTCCCCCTATGCTGCCCcacttttttttttccactgtggcCACCACTGCCTATGGGTCTGGTGGAAAGTTAATGATTTACTAAAGATGAATAGATGTTGATTTATGGGTAATTTACAAAGGAGGAGCAACATTTACATGTTTGAAATCAAGCTTACAAGAAAGACAAGAGAACTTCCAAAAATTGGTTGGCAAGAATTCACCAACTCAATAAGTGTTATATAGAGAGATTGTAGCTGAATCTGCAGGTCCAGGACATGCTGAAGCATAGATATGTAACCAGAATGACTCTAGCTTGCACGAAGAACATAGAACTGAGGCAATGACATAAGCATAAGGGGGCTACTTGAGGGGATGGGGGTTCATACTAGTTTGAACTCAGAGTATTGAATACAAGTTAGTGCACAAAGCGAAACTGCTGCTGGGAGACCTTAAAACCTTCTGACTAGTATAACAGAGGTTTTGTAAAGGGTTTATTTTTTAGTGCagactgacactgtttgcaaaCTAAATGGGAGATTTTCTTATGCCGATGTCTGTATCTTACCTGTACCACGTTTCTGAAGGCGCAGCCTGGTCAGAATCTCCTCAAACTTGGGATGCTTGCTGAGGTTGGGGAGCTTGACGTGGACACCACCACGCAGCCCAGTTCCCAAGTTGGAGGGGCAGGTCAACACGTAACCGAGATGCTCGTTCCACATGAAAGGATGGCCTGCTTTCTTGAAGATTTCTTCAATCTATCGCAAGAGGTTAAAAAAGGAATAACATTTCAGAATAAAAGTACACTATTTCTACATGTGAAATGCTACTTGTAAAGACCTATTTAGGCAGTTCCTCAGTCTAACGTAGGTGCTGACCCTGGCCGATTATTAACTTCCTGGAGGAGATAATGTGGAGGAATGTTTTATCTTTATCTCAAGCTCCTTTGCTGGTCTATTGCCTCTATGGAGGTTGactaaaaagtgttttattttgtttgcccCGTATGTGTTTTAAACGGAATGCACTTTGGTGGGGAAGACGTTTTTGGGAAAGAAAGATGGCTGGGAAAATGGAGTCCGGTGTAACAGTGAGGCTGATGTAAATGGCCTTTAAATATTGGAAATACTTGCGGAGATGCAGCCAAATTTACTTCATTTAGTTGCTGTGATAGGTGTTTGAGAGACAGCTGTGGAAAGAGAGAAAGGAGTATGGCAGGGGCGTATTCAGAATGAGTCCTCTGTACTGGATTAGCAAAGAGTTTAATGAGGCAGAAAAGGATAAATAGAAGACAGGTTGCCCTAGCTGTCTAGCACCGCTTGTAAGTCAGAATATCATATACATAAATATTGTATAACAAATGTTCTGACCTAATTATTGTCCCATTGTATGTGGTGATATTTCTGTTGATGAtagttaggacacaatatttatttcaaaatatttgaCAATGATACTCTGGCACCATGCCATAGTGCCAGACTGATCTGGCCCTCACCTTCTGCAAACCAACACAGAAGCGTCTGAACACCTCCTTCATGTTTCCACCCTTCTGCATAGAGATGACACGGAGATGATCCTCCTCGTTGACCCAGACCAGAAAGGTCTTATCGTCATTGTGCCTGTAGGATATGGAGATAAATGGTCAATACCATGATAGTCATTCAGACCCTGACCAGTGGTTTCCACGTCTAACATGTTTCCATTTCAGGATAGAAGTGCAGAGCTACAGCCATGACTGCAGAGTAACTTTTAAATTATTCAACTAGTCCTAACAAAACTTCTTAGCCATTTTTCCTctgtgaaaatcctgttaaggtcTAGCtacgaccttttgattttactaagatTATATGTGTGATATACTTATAGGAGCTTTCAGTCGgtcctctttatccattggtctgttattgtgctgtttacatttttcttccaccatTACAGTGCAAAGCATGGGGCAGTGGATCAGCCCACGTAAGCTATtggctaactttactgtgagtgaggGCATTCTACCCTTCAccaaagagcacatccacacacaaaagtaGTCCCCTAGGTGCCAGAGACGTCTATGGCAATACATGCCTTTTGATACTATaaacatatttttagttttagcTGATTTTTTTCTACATTGATTAGGGCACTGCAGCATAGCAGACAATAAATTGATGCAAAATTTATGACaaaacaaacaaagcatttacaagACCAAAAGGCTCTCTGCCAATGCCAgacaaattggctttgccaatgttgatTTCCAGTTGGCATGTAAAACAGACGTCCAAGAATAGTGACTCTTTCTGTACAAAAATGTGTTTCATGATTCTTGAGAGGTATTCTTTGAATCACTGAATCTACAAATACGACTCACACTTATTGATTGGTCTATATCTTTCCCAAACACAGACCACTTTTCAATTATGATATAATACATGTGTTTGAAACATTACAAACCATGTGTCAGCATTTtgcaagtacattaaatagtccattGTGCAGCAATTCTATCTTAATTTAGGCAAATCACAGCATATTTGGGGCTAAAATGTGTATGATTGATTTTTTGGCAGATTACATTTGCTCGTTTATACCCATGACACCCATTTCAGGATTTTTGAGAAGATGATAGGACAAAAACATTATTATTCCTCCAGGAGACGATTGAGGGTATCCCTGCCTCACAATGTCTATTGTGGGTTCTCCCTTCCCTTGAAGCCATACCTGTCTGCTCGCTGGTAACCTTTAAAGTTGAGTTTGAAGGCTTTCCCTGTCTTGTGTGGTGGGTTCCGAAGGCCCTGTGGAGGAGGCACTGCCAGTTGCCATATAGAGATATGAAGGTTGATTTATCCTTTTTAACAAGGATAAATCAAGGGAGTTGTAGATGCCTCTTTATATGACTGGATCCCTACAGAGAGCAGTCTTGTTTATTCGATATTGTTTCATGAAGCAGAATTTGAACGAGTTTTTCACCTTACTGATCTTCTCTTTTGTAATGTCATTCAACTGTGCTGCTTTTTTACCTTCCTCACCACAGCGAGTGCTGCCTGTCCATCTTTACAGAGACTACAAAGGCCATAACCTCAGCACTACTATGCTCCTTCGCCACTGTCTCCGTGCTCCTTACCAGATCCCTCTGGCGTCGGGCCAATCACGAGCCATGCCTGCGgccagcagaagaggagagacggGCTTGTCAAAGAGAAAGTGGTCATCGATAAGCTGCTGCTGCTCGGCGTCGCTCATGTCCTTCAGGGGATAATACTTTCCCTTGAACTCACCAGTCAAGCTGTTCAGAGCTGGAAGAACAAGCCCACACAAAGTCAGCACGTCTGATTTGTTTTATGTGTTCTGATATTTGTTGTGATGGACCTATGTTTGTGTGACGTTTGGATGCACAAACAGAAAACATACCTACAGACACCCAGATGACCTCtcacacaaatccactcacacAGTAAGAAAACAGGTGATAGACACAGCAGGTTCAGCCTGGGACAGAAAATAAGCCCCGGCATCaacataaaagtggcccccattaacgAATCAGATAACCCAAACAGTGCCCACATCTGAAAATCGGGGCCGTTCTGAACTTGTGAAGACACATTGCCTATATGTTTGGAAGGTTGGGGAGCTTGCATATATTTGTGCTtaatgcaggcaatgtttgttgctttaaaaaggaaatcaacaacaaaaacgggcccaccagaccataaaacaggtgaACAAACAGCCAAGAACCAACCCACACATTGACCCGACAGACCATCTCTTTGGGCACTGGCAGAAAgacctataggccagtccgaccctggacACAGGTCAACATTGTTTGAATGCATGGACTGATTTATGATTGTAcacatggaaaaataaatgggtggTTTACTCTCAGTGCTGAGTGAGTGGATAGATAAATGGATATAGTTGTATGGCTGGAGGGATAATAACTTGGCTGTGGTGGATGGATTTTCGGTTGTGAATTGATGGAGGAATGTTTGGAGCTAGCTGTATTGGTGCTTTGGTGAAGGTGGAGGATAGATGCATAAAGATAGTTAGATGTAATGATAGGTGTGGATAAATGCCCTTACCCAGACCTAAAAAAAAGGTGCTTGCATCCCTAGCTTATCTTTGAGACACTGGTAGCATTTCAGAGGAGTAGGTTAATGaaaaatcacaaataaaaataCTTCTAGTACTCATCTGACTCCAGATGATTTAGTAAGAAAAACCTCGTACGGTTACACATGCCTGTATGTCATTACTCAGCATTACGGAAGCAGAAAAGAGGGAAGCATAGTGTAACAATAAGACCTGTATGAGACGTAAACTTTGCAATAAAGTTCCATCATACACCAGCTGTGTTGTGCCATAATGCAAAAACATCAATGTACATTGGTAGGTAAGGATAAATACAAGGAAAGCAGTCTGTTGCATGTGTAACATTGCAGTTGTGCTATGCACCAACAGAAAGTGCCACATTTGTGCCACAGAAACAGttcaagtttgttttaaaaaattagggTGCAAGCTGGGAATACAAAAGAAAATTCCTTATTTGGATTCATCTTAAAAGTGAGAACATGAAAACACGGGCATGCACAAATACTCTTTGTGTGCGCGGGCACAGTGAAGATATTGGTTCCATTGGTTGATGCTGGAGGGTGAGGAAGACCTCAAAACACAACCATTCTGCTGGACATGCTGTTAGTTCTGTGGGGCCTGGTGCTCCTCGGGTGGACAAAGCGCCTTCCAAAGCATGTAGCGAAGGGGCCACAAACACATGCACTGAATTTACTAATGATGATGGCTGTAATGTGTGTATCAGCTGTTATGTTATATTTTAAGTTGGTGGGTGTTTACATACGTTTGATATTATATGTGTAGTTTAAATATGGTGTAAAAAGATTTGCATAAACTGTACCAATACTTTATAGTATTGAATATCCTCTTGTAGTATGTATAAAATAAGGGCCTCTCTAGTTTTGAATGTATTGGTTGCATTACATAAAATGGGTGATGGCAGCATTGTCAAATTGTAATTACAAGTATTAGGGTGCAGTTAAATGTCACACCGCTCACTTGTAAAGGGGTCTCAGAAAGCACTGATCTTCCTTTCCACAGTGCGGGAAGTATCTATGCCACCTCTTTGAAAGTGCTTCTAGGAatattttttaagccacatttcttTAGTGCAGAATTTATGGCTGTTCCTTTCAGCAGGTTTACTTCCACAGATTGGATGCAAAAAACTCTCCTCCTGCTATACTCCTTAAAATgctgcatgaaaaactgaccttaAATGAAACTTTTATACACGTTTTGCCTCCCTTATTAACTGGAAATGCACCTCTGCTTGCCTTCTGCATGTCTCTTCTGTATATACACTACTTTAAATGTCATGCCTATCTGTCTTAAGTTATTTTTGAAACCATAACAGTATCTATTCTAGAGCAAGCAGTTGCTTCTCACATAGTCCCTCTAATGATCAATCTAGGCCACCATCAACACAAACTGGTATAATTGCATTAACTGGTTTTCTTTGACATGCAAAACTAACCCTAATAACCAATGGACTAACCGCTAACTTTGGGCTCAGgattagcgtgctactcactgaaaagggcTTCATCTCCTCAccaagggtagtaagtgctatataaatgccatTTCAATTTTATTTCAATGACAATAAGTAGTACCTATTACCACTACTTGCTGGAAGATTGTGAATCCAGCATACACATTGTGTGCTTAACGCTGTGTGCTGAGGAATGTGTGAGATGATTTAACCTGACTCCTGCAACAAATCAGCTTGCTTATCTGGTTACTAAGGCCATCATGGGATCACTAACAGAatattggaaaaaaaaatattgcgaAGGTAAGTGAAAATAGGccagtacagatttactattcttaactccacctcTACAtactatattaatatatatatatatatatatatatatatatatatatatatatatatatatatactgtcaaggtacatatatgtcgAGTTCTATATAGTAAAACCTTGCTTACCTTTAAAAACTAACCTTCACAatgtttttgtcctcgatattcttgacatattttgtcccacgatatttttgtttccgatattccATCTAAATACCCTCATCGTGACCTTGCATGAGAACTGATAAGCTGATATCTGCTCTCCTGAACATATCTATATTTTCATAGCACTGAAAAGTATTATCAGTGGAGTTAACTTGTGACTCTCCACTTTCCAGAGTTGTTATGTTGCAGGCTGTGGGCTCAAGAGAAAATAGACAAGTTTTGCTTgtgtatctttgtttttttgttaataatACTTCAGGTTTAGCCACCCAAAGTACGTTATTGAGAGATTGACATCACAGCAGTTGATGGGTGTGGGGCATGGTCCAACTAAGAGACGAAGTCACCTTACAGACACAAATAGAAAGTGAGCAAGAAATGTATAAAGAAAGATTTCTGTTCAATCTCAGGGACAGTTACCAGTCAGAGCCAAAA belongs to Pleurodeles waltl isolate 20211129_DDA chromosome 9, aPleWal1.hap1.20221129, whole genome shotgun sequence and includes:
- the CKM gene encoding creatine kinase M-type is translated as MPFGNTHNNYKLNFTTEEEFPDLSKHNNHMAKVLTLDIYKKLRERQTPSGVTVDDVIQTGVDNPGHPYIMTVGCVAGDEECYDVFKELLDPVIEDRHNGYKPTDKHKTDLNHENLKGGDDLDPNYVFSSRVRTGRSIKGYTLPPHCSRGERRAIEKLAIEALNSLTGEFKGKYYPLKDMSDAEQQQLIDDHFLFDKPVSPLLLAAGMARDWPDARGIWHNDDKTFLVWVNEEDHLRVISMQKGGNMKEVFRRFCVGLQKIEEIFKKAGHPFMWNEHLGYVLTCPSNLGTGLRGGVHVKLPNLSKHPKFEEILTRLRLQKRGTGGVDTAAVGGVFDISNADRLGFSEVEQTQMVVDGVKLMIEMEKKLEKGQSIDDLVPAQK